The proteins below come from a single Malus domestica chromosome 03, GDT2T_hap1 genomic window:
- the LOC108170687 gene encoding protein SEEDLING PLASTID DEVELOPMENT 1-like yields MDEAAPQLTDDINRADALLALQSKLKKNPPLQAVAKSYEAPVYVTKSNSLMEIKKAVRALISAHKDGLRDYGSVENLKSSEKIDALEEARIAIEQVVIPKGEPVELLPRPSHIMSAQMDLIRKYQLEAERISKEPDVSPYPSFSYYSESVAEENHARLASERIDANDVLDDFLDTNGSTNGSLPIVDRLPLLPELDAVTEYC; encoded by the exons atggatgAAGCTGCTCCCCAGTTAACAGATGATATCAACCGGGCAGATGCACTACTTGCCTTGCAATCGAAGCTCAAGAAGAATCCGCCGCTTCAAGCTGTTGCTAAATCTTATGAAGCGCCCGTTTATGTGACTAAG TCAAACTCGTTGATGGAAATTAAAAAGGCAGTTCGAGCATTAATAAGTGCTCATAAAGATGGGCTAAGGGATTATGGATCAGTAGAGAATTTGAAGTCATCTGAGAAGATTGATGCTTTAGAG GAGGCAAGAATAGCCATTGAGCAGGTTGTAATTCCAAAAGGGGAACCAGTGGAACTTCTTCCGAGGCCATCCCACATTATGTCTGCTCAGATGGACCTTATTCGCAAGTACCAACTAGAAGCAGAAAGAATTAGTAAAGAACCGGATGTGTCTCCGTATCCTTCCTTTTCATACTACAGTGAGTCAGTGGCAGAAGAGAATCATGCTAGGCTTGCTAGCGAAAGAATCGATGCCAATGATGTACTTGATGACTTTCTTGATACCAACGGTAGCACGAATGGTTCACTCCCCATTGTGGACAGATTACCACTACTTCCTGAATTGGATGCTGTCACAGAGTATTGTTAG